One region of Emys orbicularis isolate rEmyOrb1 chromosome 6, rEmyOrb1.hap1, whole genome shotgun sequence genomic DNA includes:
- the SLC30A5 gene encoding proton-coupled zinc antiporter SLC30A5, with protein METPYSGEALAGGGGLGPVDVPSARLTRYIVLLCFTKFLKALGLFESYDLLKVVHLVQFIFIVQLGSAFFMVLFQKPFSSGKTVTKRQWIKIVKHAVVGCIISLLWFFGLTLCGPLRTLLLFEHSDVVVVSLLSVLFTSSGGGPAKTRGAAFFIIAVICLLLFDNDDLMAKIAEHPEGHHDSALTHVLHTIIAFLGVADHKGGVLLLVLALCCKVGFHMASRKLSVDVGGAKRLQALSHLVSVLLLCPWVIVLSLTTESKVESWSSLIMPFITVIFFVVILDFYVESICSVKMEASKCARYGSLLILISALLFGSFWTHPITDQLRAMNKPAHHEITEHVLSGGVVVSAIFFILSANILSSPSRKGQKGTLIGYSPEGIPLYNFMGDALQHSSQSLPRFIKESLKQILEEYDSRQIFYFLCLNLAFTFVELFYGVWTNSLGLISDGFHMLFDCSALVMGLFAALMTRWKATRIFSYGYGRVEILSGFINGLFLMVIAFFVFMESVARLVDPPDIDTNMLTPVSVGGLIVNLVGICAFSHAHSHGASRGGCHSHDHSHSHHGHGHGHSHGHSHSDHGHNHSHGHSHGFSGGGMNANMRGVFLHVLADTLGSVGVIISTIFIQQFGWLIADPLCSLFIATLIFLSVIPLIKDACQVLLLRLPPECDKDLHIALEKIQKIDGLISYRDPHFWCHSASVVAGTIHVQVMSDVMEQRIIQQVTAVLKDAGVNNLTVQVEKEAYFQHMSGLSTGFHEVIAMTQQMESMKYYKDGTYIM; from the exons ATGGAGACGCCCTACAGCGGCGAGGCCCTGGCCGGAGGCGGGGGGCTGGGGCCCGTGGATGTGCCCAGCGCCCG gCTGACCAGATACATTGTGCTGCTGTGTTTCACCAAGTTTTTAAAGGCTCTGGGACTTTTTGAATCCTATGATCTCCTGAAAGTGGTCCACCTTGTCCAGTTTATCTTTATAGTACAGCTGGG GTCTGCATTTTTTATGGTTTTGTTTCAAAAGCCATTTTCTTCTGGAAAAACTGTGACCAAGCGCCAG TGGATCAAAATAGTTAAACATGCGGTTGTTGGCTGTATCATTTCACTTTTGTGGTTTTTTGGCCTCACTCTTTGTGGACCTCTCAG GACATTGTTGCTGTTTGAGCACAGTGATGTGGTTGTTGTGTCACTGCTTAGTGTTTTGTTCACAAGTTCAGGAGGAGGACCAGCAaag ACAAGAGGTGCTGCGTTTTTCATCATTGCTGTGATCTGCTTATTGCTTTTTGATAATGATGATCTCATGGCTAAAATTGCAGAACATC CTGAGGGCCATCATGACAGTGCTCTTACCCATGTTCTTCATACAATCATTGCTTTCCTAGGAGTTGCAGATCACAAG GGTGGAGTGCTGTTGCTGGTACTGGCATTGTGTTGCAAGGTTGGTTTTCATATGGCTTCCCGAAAGCtctctgtagatgtaggtggagcCAAGCGTCTTCAAGCTTTGTCTCATCTTGTTTCGGTCCTTCTGTTGTGCCCATGGGTCATCGTCCTATCTCTGACAACTGAG AGTAAAGTAGAATCCTGGTCCTCTCTCATCATGCCTTTTATAACTGTTATCTTTTTCGTCGTGATCTTGGATTTTTATGTGGAGTCCATATGTTCTGTCAAGATGGAAGCCTCAAAGTGTGCCCGTTATGGATCGCTGCTCATTTTGATTAGTGCGCTGCTCTTTGGCAGCTTCTGGACACATCCGATAACAGATCAGCTTCGAGCTATGAACAAGCCAGCACACCATGAAATCACAGAGCACGTTCTCTCTGGAGGAGTGGTAGTGAGTgccattttcttcattttat CTGCCAATATTCTGTCCTCCCCCTCCAGGAAAGGGCAGAAAGGCACTCTTATTGGCTATTCTCCTGAAGGTATTCCTCTATATAATTTTATGGGTGATGCTTTGCAGCATAGTTCTCAGTCGTTACCCCGGTTTATTAAAGAGTCACTGAAACAAATCCTTGAGGAGTATGACTCTAGACAGATTTTCTACTTCTTGTGCCTAAATCTG gcTTTCACTTTTGTGGAACTCTTCTATGGAGTGTGGACCAATAGCCTTGGTCTAATCTCAGATGGATTTCATATGCTTTTTGATTGTTCTGCTTTAGTTATGGGACTTTTCGCAGCTCTAATGACTAGATGGAAAGCAACCCGCATATTTTCATATGG GTATGGCCGTGTAGAAATTCTCTCTGGATTTATTAATGGCCTTTTTCTAATGGTAATAGCTTTCTTCGTGTTCATGGAGTCTGTGGCCAGACTGGTAGATCCTCCAGACATAGATACAAATATGTTAACT CCAGTCTCAGTTGGAGGGCTCATAGTAAACCTTGTTGGTATCTGTGCCTTTAGCCATGCCCACTCCCATGGGGCTTCTCGTGGAGGCTGTCACTCACATGATCACAGCCATTCACACCATGgtcatggacatggacacagtcATGGCCATTCCCACAGTGACCATGGACACAATCACAGTCATGGACACTCTCATGGGTTTTCAGGAGGAGGCATGAATGCCAACATGAGAG GTGTGTTTTTACATGTGTTGGCAGACACCCTGGGTAGTGTTGGTGTGATCATATCTACGATATTTATTCAACAGTTTGGATGGCTGATAGCTGATCCCCTGTGCTCTCTCTTTATTGCTACATTAATTTTTCTCAGTGTTATCCCACTGATAAAAGATGCCTGTCAAGTACTTTTGCTGAGGCTACCACCAGAATGTGACAAAGATCTGCACATTGCGCTAGAAAAG atccagaaaATAGATGGTTTAATATCCTACAGAGATCCTCATTTCTGGTGTCACTCTGCTAGTGTTGTGGCAGGTACTATACATGTACAGGTGATGTCAGATGTGATGGAACAGAGAATTATACAGCAG GTAACAGCAGTTCTGAAAGATGCTGGAGTGAACAATTTAACTGTCCAGGTGGAGAAAGAAGCCTATTTTCAACATATGTCTGGCCTCAGTACAGGATTCCATGAAGTCATTGCTATGACACAACAAATGGAATCCATGAAATACTACAAAGATGGCACTTACATCATGTGA